In uncultured Methanobrevibacter sp., a genomic segment contains:
- a CDS encoding ParB N-terminal domain-containing protein, translating to MEIETIKITDIIPAEYNPRKISEEDYTKLKNSIKTFGLVDPIIVNLKNMHIVGGHQRYDVLLDESMMDDCFFKELSMIRLGEIGFVFTDTDLSIRDDAHEKALNLALNKISGDWDNPKLLEVINELDDLGLDLDLTGFDEFELIELEFIEDIEYDDNISDSDLSEDTSKKVNMVTCPHCGEKFEI from the coding sequence ATGGAGATAGAAACAATTAAAATAACTGATATAATACCTGCAGAATACAATCCACGTAAAATAAGTGAAGAAGACTATACAAAACTAAAAAACAGTATAAAAACGTTTGGTCTTGTAGATCCTATTATCGTCAACTTGAAAAATATGCATATTGTGGGTGGACATCAAAGGTATGATGTTTTGTTAGATGAATCTATGATGGATGATTGTTTTTTTAAGGAATTGTCTATGATTCGTTTAGGTGAGATTGGTTTTGTTTTTACTGATACTGATTTGAGTATTCGTGATGATGCTCATGAAAAGGCTTTGAATCTTGCGTTAAATAAGATTAGTGGAGATTGGGATAATCCTAAATTGTTAGAGGTCATTAATGAGTTAGATGATTTAGGTTTGGATTTAGATTTAACAGGTTTTGATGAATTTGAATTAATTGAATTAGAATTTATTGAGGATATTGAATATGATGATAATATTTCTGATTCTGATTTGTCTGAGGATACCTCAAAAAAGGTTAATATGGTGACTTGTCCTCATTGTGGTGAGAAATTTGAGATATAG